A genomic segment from Nocardiopsis sp. Huas11 encodes:
- a CDS encoding 2Fe-2S iron-sulfur cluster-binding protein has translation MTVPVHLAPPKRLIDATIDGEEVRVPEGTTVLDACAASGTEIPTLCYGDTLAPRNACRVCVVEVEGARTLAPACSRKLEAGMSVKTDSERVRHSRKLVLELLGSSVDLSTTPKVPEWMDRYEAEPDRFGPRAEPAPLGERDARRAGEHEAGDGAVAATVEQPPKIDNDLYVRDYSKCIMCYKCVDACGDQWQNSFAIGVAGRGFDARISTEHDAPLTDSACVYCGNCIEVCPTGALSFATEFDMRQAGTWDEEAQTETTTICTYCGVGCNLTLHVQENEIVKVTSPHDNPVTHGNLCIKGRFGFQHVQRRGEGSAKGSEKGPL, from the coding sequence ATGACCGTCCCCGTCCACCTCGCACCGCCCAAGCGCCTGATCGACGCCACGATCGACGGCGAGGAGGTCCGCGTCCCGGAGGGCACCACGGTCCTGGACGCCTGCGCGGCCTCCGGGACGGAGATCCCGACCCTGTGCTACGGCGACACCCTCGCCCCCCGCAACGCCTGCCGGGTGTGCGTGGTGGAGGTGGAGGGCGCGCGCACGCTCGCCCCCGCCTGCTCGCGCAAGCTGGAGGCCGGGATGTCCGTGAAGACCGACTCCGAGCGCGTGCGGCACAGCCGCAAGCTGGTCCTGGAGCTGCTCGGTTCCTCCGTCGACCTGTCCACCACCCCGAAGGTCCCCGAGTGGATGGACCGCTACGAGGCGGAGCCGGACCGGTTCGGCCCGCGCGCGGAACCCGCGCCGCTCGGTGAGCGCGACGCCCGCCGGGCGGGCGAGCACGAGGCCGGGGACGGGGCGGTGGCGGCCACGGTCGAGCAGCCGCCCAAGATCGACAACGACCTGTACGTGCGCGACTACTCCAAGTGCATCATGTGCTACAAGTGCGTGGACGCCTGCGGCGACCAGTGGCAGAACTCGTTCGCCATCGGGGTGGCCGGGCGCGGGTTCGACGCCCGGATCTCCACCGAGCACGACGCTCCCCTGACCGACTCCGCCTGTGTGTACTGCGGCAACTGCATCGAGGTGTGCCCGACCGGGGCGCTCTCGTTCGCGACCGAGTTCGACATGCGCCAGGCCGGCACCTGGGACGAGGAGGCCCAGACCGAGACGACCACGATCTGCACCTACTGTGGGGTCGGCTGCAACCTGACGCTGCACGTCCAGGAGAACGAGATCGTCAAGGTCACCTCCCCGCACGACAACCCGGTGACCCACGGCAACCTGTGCATCAAGGGCCGGTTCGGTTTCCAGCACGTGCAACGCCGGGGTGAGGGTTCGGCGAAGGGCTCCGAGAAGGGACCCCTGTAG
- the fdhD gene encoding formate dehydrogenase accessory sulfurtransferase FdhD has product MGRVTVRDKVLRIKDGSASERVDTMVVEEPLEIRLDGSPLSITMRTPGHDFDLAAGFLVSEGVIARESDLVAIRYCAGATEDGSNTYNVLDVTLAAGVAPPDTSLERNFYTTSSCGLCGKASLDAVRTQAAWDVAGDGLRIGVDTLTALPDRLRAAQRVFDRTGGLHAAALFTPEGELLALREDVGRHNAVDKLVGWALRSDRVPLTDTVLMVSGRASFELVQKAWMAGIPMMAAVSAPSSLAVELAAEAGMTLVGFLRGSSMNVYAGRQRILLEGAPSAPPAATEGIRVPGR; this is encoded by the coding sequence ATGGGCCGGGTCACGGTTCGCGACAAGGTGCTCAGGATCAAGGACGGATCGGCGTCCGAGCGCGTGGACACGATGGTGGTGGAGGAGCCGCTGGAGATCCGGCTGGACGGCTCCCCGCTCAGCATCACCATGCGCACCCCCGGTCACGACTTCGACCTGGCGGCGGGCTTCCTGGTGAGCGAGGGCGTCATCGCCCGCGAGAGCGACCTGGTCGCCATCCGCTACTGCGCCGGGGCCACCGAGGACGGCTCGAACACCTACAACGTGCTCGACGTGACCCTGGCCGCGGGCGTCGCGCCGCCCGACACCTCGCTGGAGCGCAACTTCTACACCACGTCCTCGTGCGGGCTGTGCGGCAAGGCCAGCCTGGACGCGGTGCGCACGCAGGCCGCGTGGGACGTCGCCGGAGACGGGCTGCGGATCGGGGTCGACACGCTCACGGCGCTGCCGGACCGCCTGCGCGCCGCCCAGCGGGTCTTCGACCGCACGGGCGGCCTGCACGCCGCCGCGCTCTTCACCCCCGAGGGCGAACTGCTGGCGCTGCGGGAGGACGTGGGCCGCCACAACGCGGTGGACAAGCTGGTCGGATGGGCGCTGCGCTCGGACCGGGTACCGCTGACCGACACGGTGCTCATGGTGTCCGGGCGCGCCTCGTTCGAGCTCGTACAGAAGGCCTGGATGGCCGGGATCCCGATGATGGCGGCGGTATCGGCTCCTTCGTCCCTCGCCGTCGAGCTGGCCGCGGAGGCGGGGATGACCCTCGTCGGTTTCCTGCGCGGCAGCTCCATGAACGTCTACGCCGGACGGCAACGGATCCTTTTGGAGGGGGCGCCGAGCGCGCCCCCTGCGGCCACCGAGGGGATCCGCGTTCCGGGTCGGTAG
- a CDS encoding transposase, which translates to MDSPDAGFGQIRRQLSYKTAWNGGRMITADRWFASSRTCSDCGATKTKLPLHVRVFDCDACPLVLDRDVNAARNLAKLANSMTGTGVAGDRGARAPKARGADRQTRTTRTRRAAGTGRAGGARPRTRKETGHRTQDTGQLSLW; encoded by the coding sequence ATGGACTCGCCGGACGCCGGTTTCGGCCAGATCCGCCGCCAGCTCTCCTACAAGACCGCCTGGAACGGCGGTCGCATGATCACGGCGGACCGGTGGTTCGCCAGCAGTAGGACCTGCTCGGACTGTGGTGCGACGAAAACCAAATTGCCACTCCATGTGCGAGTGTTCGACTGCGACGCGTGTCCCCTGGTGTTGGACCGGGACGTCAACGCCGCACGCAATCTCGCCAAACTGGCGAACAGCATGACCGGTACCGGAGTGGCCGGAGACCGGGGCGCGCGAGCGCCGAAGGCCCGTGGAGCCGACCGTCAGACCCGCACCACCCGCACCCGCCGCGCGGCGGGTACGGGGCGGGCAGGTGGCGCAAGACCGCGCACGCGGAAGGAAACGGGACACCGTACTCAAGACACCGGACAACTCTCGTTGTGGTGA
- a CDS encoding aldehyde dehydrogenase family protein, whose translation MTAILKPGTDWATLYERCRAIAPEAFAADRVLNRWGGEWRADGEPRSAHSPLDGSEIAGPPMLDGPTAARAVAAAATEHLAWTGVPLHERKERVRATVQAWGEHRDTLALALVWEIGKPWRLARQDVDRAISGVEWYLDEIDRMLDGRVALDGPVSNIASWNYPMSVLAHAMCVQALAGNGVIAKTPTDGGLVCLTLAVALGVREGLPFTLVGGGGRDLSPSLVRGPEVACVSFVGGRDAGGRVAADLADLDRPHVLEQEGLNCWGVWEFSDWDTLSGQIRKTFDYAKQRCTAYPRFVVQRSRFDAFLQAYLAAVGTVRFGHPLAVADPDDDLPELDFGPVINAAKAKELHDSVAEAIAGGAVPLYRGSLDDALLLPGQNTEAYVAPVALLEPPRPSPLFHAEPFGPVDSIVLVDTEAELLAAMNASNGALVATISCDDADTAAQLATGVRAFKVGINRPRSRGDRDELFGGLGDSWRGAFVGGELLVHAVTRGPASERLPGNFPHYTMRPEARD comes from the coding sequence ATGACAGCGATCCTCAAGCCCGGCACCGACTGGGCCACGCTCTACGAGCGCTGCCGCGCCATCGCCCCCGAGGCCTTCGCCGCCGACCGCGTCCTCAACCGCTGGGGCGGCGAGTGGCGCGCCGACGGCGAACCCCGCAGCGCCCACTCGCCCCTGGACGGGTCGGAGATCGCCGGCCCGCCCATGCTCGACGGCCCCACGGCCGCCAGGGCCGTCGCGGCGGCCGCCACCGAACACCTGGCCTGGACCGGCGTTCCCCTCCACGAGCGCAAGGAGCGGGTGCGCGCGACCGTCCAGGCCTGGGGCGAGCACCGCGACACCCTCGCGCTGGCGCTCGTGTGGGAGATCGGCAAGCCCTGGCGGCTGGCCCGCCAGGACGTCGACCGGGCGATCTCCGGAGTCGAGTGGTACCTCGACGAGATCGACCGGATGCTCGACGGCAGGGTCGCCCTCGACGGCCCGGTCAGCAACATCGCCAGCTGGAACTACCCCATGAGCGTCCTGGCGCACGCGATGTGCGTGCAGGCGCTGGCGGGCAACGGCGTCATCGCCAAGACGCCCACCGACGGCGGCCTGGTCTGCCTGACCCTGGCCGTGGCCCTGGGCGTGCGCGAGGGACTGCCGTTCACCCTGGTCGGCGGCGGCGGGCGCGACCTGTCCCCGTCCCTGGTCCGGGGCCCGGAGGTCGCGTGCGTGTCCTTCGTGGGCGGCCGTGACGCCGGCGGGCGCGTGGCGGCGGACCTGGCCGACCTGGACCGGCCGCACGTGCTGGAGCAGGAGGGCCTCAACTGCTGGGGCGTGTGGGAGTTCAGCGACTGGGACACCCTGTCGGGGCAGATCCGCAAGACCTTCGACTACGCCAAGCAGCGCTGCACCGCCTACCCCCGGTTCGTCGTGCAGCGGTCCCGGTTCGACGCCTTCCTCCAGGCCTACCTCGCGGCCGTGGGCACCGTCCGCTTCGGGCACCCCCTCGCGGTCGCCGACCCCGACGACGACCTGCCCGAACTCGACTTCGGCCCGGTGATCAACGCCGCCAAGGCCAAGGAGCTCCACGACTCCGTCGCCGAGGCGATCGCCGGGGGCGCGGTGCCGCTGTACAGGGGCTCACTGGACGACGCCCTCCTGCTGCCTGGCCAGAACACCGAAGCCTACGTGGCCCCCGTCGCCCTGCTGGAACCGCCGCGGCCCTCACCGCTGTTCCACGCCGAGCCCTTCGGGCCGGTCGACTCCATCGTCCTGGTGGACACCGAGGCCGAACTGCTGGCCGCCATGAACGCCAGCAACGGCGCGCTCGTGGCCACGATCTCCTGCGACGACGCCGACACCGCCGCGCAGTTGGCGACGGGCGTGCGGGCCTTCAAGGTCGGGATCAACCGCCCCCGATCGCGGGGGGACCGCGACGAGCTGTTCGGCGGCCTGGGCGACTCCTGGCGGGGCGCCTTCGTGGGCGGCGAACTCCTGGTCCACGCGGTTACCCGCGGGCCCGCGTCCGAACGCCTGCCCGGCAACTTCCCGCACTACACGATGCGCCCGGAGGCGCGCGACTAG
- the sucD gene encoding succinate--CoA ligase subunit alpha, with translation MAIFLNKDSKVLVQGMTGSEGTKHTRRMLASGTDIVGGVNPRKAGQKVDFDGAEVPVFGSVAEGMAATGADVTVIFVPPKFSKDAVFEAIDAEIGLAVVITEGIPVHDTAAFWAHAKARGNKTRIIGPNCPGLISPGQSNAGIIPADITKPGRIGLVSKSGTLTYQMMYELRDIGFSSAVGIGGDPIIGTTHIDALAAFEADPDTDVIVMIGEIGGDAEERAAEFVKANVTKPVVGYVAGFTAPEGKTMGHAGAIVSGSSGTAAAKKEALEAAGVKVGKTPTETARLARAVLNGSDQREEAGAGSTMAPTAP, from the coding sequence ATGGCTATCTTTCTGAACAAGGACAGCAAGGTGCTGGTCCAGGGCATGACCGGCTCTGAGGGCACCAAGCACACCCGCCGCATGCTCGCCTCGGGCACCGACATCGTGGGCGGGGTCAACCCGCGCAAGGCCGGCCAGAAGGTCGACTTCGACGGCGCCGAGGTGCCGGTCTTCGGATCGGTGGCCGAGGGCATGGCCGCCACCGGCGCCGACGTCACGGTCATCTTCGTTCCGCCGAAGTTCTCCAAGGACGCGGTGTTCGAGGCGATCGACGCCGAGATCGGCCTGGCGGTCGTGATCACCGAGGGCATTCCGGTGCACGACACCGCGGCGTTCTGGGCGCACGCCAAGGCCCGGGGCAACAAGACCCGCATCATCGGCCCGAACTGCCCCGGTTTGATCTCCCCGGGTCAGTCGAACGCGGGCATCATTCCGGCCGACATCACCAAGCCGGGGCGGATCGGTCTGGTGTCCAAGTCGGGCACGCTGACCTACCAGATGATGTACGAGCTGCGCGACATCGGCTTCTCCTCCGCGGTGGGCATCGGCGGGGACCCGATCATCGGGACCACGCACATCGACGCCCTGGCGGCGTTCGAGGCCGACCCCGACACCGACGTGATCGTGATGATCGGTGAGATCGGCGGTGACGCCGAGGAGCGGGCGGCCGAGTTCGTCAAGGCGAACGTGACCAAGCCCGTGGTGGGCTACGTCGCGGGCTTCACCGCCCCGGAGGGCAAGACGATGGGCCACGCCGGCGCGATCGTGTCTGGTTCCTCGGGTACGGCCGCGGCGAAGAAGGAGGCCCTGGAGGCCGCCGGAGTCAAGGTCGGCAAGACCCCCACCGAGACCGCGCGGCTCGCCCGCGCCGTCCTCAACGGCTCCGACCAGCGAGAGGAGGCGGGCGCCGGATCCACGATGGCGCCCACGGCCCCATGA
- the sucC gene encoding ADP-forming succinate--CoA ligase subunit beta has product MDLHEYEAKQLFGEYGVRLVEGEIADTPDQVRLAAGRIGRRVVVKAQVKTGGRGKAGGVKVADGPEHAHARAEEILGMDIKGHTVRRVLVEEASDIAEEYYFSFLLDRANRTFLSICSAQGGMEIEEVAVTDPDAVVRTPVGPEGVDRAAALEICRAAKLPEEVHDCAAATIVQLWEVAVGEDATLVEVNPLVRTADGRIIALDGKMTLDDNAAFRHAERVPFADGSDTDPRELRAVEKGLNYVKLDGEVGIIGNGAGLVMSTLDVVAYAGESQGVKPANFLDIGGGASAEVMADGLGIILGDPAVKSVFVNVFGGITACDAVANGIVQALELLESRGDDVSKPLVVRLDGNNAELGRRILTERAHPAVRQVDTMDGAAAQAAELAAA; this is encoded by the coding sequence GTGGATCTCCACGAGTACGAGGCCAAACAGCTCTTCGGTGAGTACGGGGTACGCCTCGTCGAGGGCGAGATAGCCGACACCCCTGACCAGGTCCGGCTCGCAGCCGGGCGCATCGGTCGGCGGGTCGTGGTGAAGGCGCAGGTCAAGACCGGTGGCCGCGGTAAGGCCGGCGGTGTGAAGGTGGCGGACGGGCCGGAGCACGCCCACGCCAGGGCCGAGGAGATCCTCGGTATGGACATCAAGGGCCACACGGTCCGCAGGGTGCTGGTGGAGGAGGCCTCCGACATCGCGGAGGAGTACTACTTCTCCTTCCTGTTGGACCGGGCCAACCGGACCTTCCTGTCGATCTGCTCCGCCCAGGGCGGGATGGAGATCGAGGAGGTCGCGGTCACCGACCCGGACGCGGTGGTGCGGACCCCCGTGGGCCCGGAGGGGGTCGACCGCGCGGCGGCGCTGGAGATCTGCCGCGCCGCGAAGCTCCCCGAGGAGGTGCACGACTGCGCCGCCGCCACGATCGTCCAGCTCTGGGAGGTGGCGGTGGGGGAGGACGCCACCCTCGTGGAGGTCAATCCGCTGGTCCGCACGGCCGACGGGCGGATCATCGCCCTCGACGGCAAGATGACGCTCGACGACAACGCGGCCTTCCGGCACGCCGAGCGCGTGCCCTTCGCCGACGGCTCGGACACCGACCCCCGGGAGTTGCGGGCCGTCGAGAAGGGTCTGAACTACGTGAAGCTCGACGGTGAGGTCGGGATCATCGGCAACGGCGCGGGTCTGGTCATGTCCACGCTGGACGTGGTGGCCTACGCCGGTGAGAGCCAAGGGGTCAAGCCCGCCAACTTCCTGGACATCGGTGGCGGCGCCTCGGCCGAGGTCATGGCCGACGGTCTGGGCATCATTCTGGGCGACCCGGCGGTCAAGAGCGTGTTCGTGAACGTCTTCGGCGGCATCACGGCGTGCGACGCGGTGGCCAACGGCATCGTGCAGGCGCTGGAGCTGCTGGAGTCGCGCGGTGACGACGTCTCCAAGCCGCTGGTGGTGCGCCTGGACGGCAACAACGCCGAGCTGGGCCGCCGGATCCTGACCGAGCGCGCGCACCCCGCGGTGCGCCAGGTCGACACGATGGACGGCGCCGCCGCACAGGCCGCCGAACTCGCCGCCGCGTGA
- a CDS encoding MFS transporter: MSGHSTPEPAHPDHPEVVRDWRGRSYRVGPTARVLTGLPRPIVLTRALTAVAAIGVLQFGYGAAVPTLVVTHGWSPAQALVPFLLWALFQGATAPLPHHLAVRRLLTPGQSIGTGAALCAAALVALGHVSAPLPAALAYGVLGGVGAGLVYHSCADLVGGWFPDRPGIRFGAVGGAFALGAVPLLPALALAPSPAPLPTATTVLAAAVLLLGLAGGIGQRQAPRRWWPPGADPRAVALRGNADPPAAADFSTAQAWASGRSLPALHAVVALSGAGGLFTIAVLPLVLVAADRPAAETAAVVTAFAAASGLGRIASGAAVERTGRRRLLAASLGAAALALAGLAVVADAGPTALLVVLAAVAGAGTGSCYPLSRAVTEAHFGSDRAAGIPRLVHSSKAVGGLLGVGAAVALLALAPSPAAASWLLTAAVALALAALLTGALRRPFPVRTLPIRPKIWTAGRRRAPM; the protein is encoded by the coding sequence ATGTCAGGACACTCCACCCCCGAACCCGCACATCCCGATCACCCGGAAGTCGTGCGCGACTGGCGGGGCCGCAGCTATCGCGTCGGTCCGACCGCACGCGTGCTCACCGGCCTCCCGCGCCCCATCGTCCTCACCCGCGCCCTGACCGCCGTCGCGGCGATCGGCGTGCTGCAGTTCGGCTACGGCGCCGCCGTGCCCACCCTGGTCGTCACGCACGGCTGGTCGCCCGCCCAGGCCCTGGTGCCGTTCCTGCTCTGGGCACTGTTCCAGGGCGCCACCGCACCACTGCCGCACCATCTCGCGGTCCGGCGCCTGCTGACCCCGGGCCAGTCGATCGGCACGGGCGCCGCCCTGTGCGCCGCCGCGCTGGTGGCCCTCGGCCACGTGTCGGCTCCGCTTCCCGCCGCCCTGGCCTACGGCGTCCTGGGCGGCGTGGGCGCCGGGCTCGTCTACCACTCCTGCGCCGACCTGGTCGGCGGCTGGTTCCCCGACCGCCCCGGCATCCGCTTCGGCGCCGTCGGCGGCGCCTTCGCGCTCGGCGCGGTCCCCCTGCTGCCCGCCCTCGCGCTGGCCCCGTCCCCCGCACCGCTGCCCACGGCCACCACCGTGCTCGCCGCGGCCGTCCTGCTCCTGGGCCTGGCGGGCGGCATCGGCCAGCGCCAGGCCCCGCGCCGGTGGTGGCCGCCCGGGGCCGACCCCCGCGCGGTCGCGCTGCGCGGGAACGCCGACCCGCCGGCGGCGGCCGACTTCAGCACCGCCCAGGCCTGGGCCAGCGGGCGTTCGCTTCCGGCCCTGCACGCCGTCGTGGCCCTGTCCGGAGCGGGCGGCCTGTTCACCATCGCCGTCCTGCCGCTGGTCCTGGTCGCGGCGGACCGCCCCGCCGCGGAGACCGCCGCCGTGGTGACGGCCTTCGCCGCCGCCAGCGGCCTGGGCCGGATCGCCTCCGGGGCCGCCGTGGAGCGGACCGGACGGCGCCGTCTGCTCGCCGCCTCACTGGGCGCCGCCGCGCTCGCCCTGGCCGGCCTCGCCGTGGTGGCCGACGCCGGCCCGACCGCGCTCCTGGTGGTGCTGGCGGCGGTGGCGGGCGCCGGAACCGGCTCCTGCTATCCGCTCAGCCGAGCCGTCACGGAGGCCCATTTCGGGTCGGACCGCGCGGCGGGGATCCCCCGTCTGGTCCACAGCTCCAAGGCGGTCGGCGGGCTGCTCGGCGTGGGTGCGGCCGTGGCGCTGTTGGCACTGGCACCGTCGCCCGCGGCGGCGTCCTGGCTGCTCACAGCCGCTGTGGCGCTCGCGCTCGCGGCCCTGCTCACGGGTGCCCTGCGTCGCCCGTTCCCGGTCCGAACACTGCCGATCCGGCCGAAGATCTGGACAGCGGGGCGGCGGCGTGCTCCAATGTGA
- a CDS encoding thiamine pyrophosphate-binding protein — protein MAEGTPNTSTSSDTTISGGHLVAKALKAEGVDVIYTLCGGHIIDIYDGCVDEGIDVIDVRHEQVAAHAADGYARITGKPGCAVVTAGPGTTDAVTGIANAYRAESPMLVIGGQGALSQHKMGSLQDLPHVDMINPISKFAATVPHTERVADLVSMAFRESLSGAPGPSFLEIPRDILDARVPLDKARIPAKGRYRASTRQLGDPADIERLADLIVRSERPSILLGNQVWTTRATDTSIELVRALNIPAYMNGAGRGTLPPGDPHHFQLSRRYAFTNSDLIIIVGTPFDFRMGYGKRLSPDATVVQIDLNYATVGKNRDIDLGLVGDADAILSAVLQATSGYGDTGAQARKPWLEELRTKEQEALDKRAHLLTSDATPIHPYRLVNEINQFLTEDSIYVGDGGDIVTFSGQVVQPKSPGHWMDPGPLGTLGVGIPFVMAAKQALPHKEVVALFGDGAFSLTGWDFETLVRFNLPFVGIVGNNSSMNQIRYGQIAKYGADRGEIGNTLGDVNYAEFAKMLGGYGEEVRDPADIAPALRRARESGKPSLINVWIDPEVYAPGTMNQTMYK, from the coding sequence ATGGCCGAGGGCACACCCAACACCAGCACCAGTAGCGACACCACGATCTCCGGCGGCCACCTGGTGGCCAAAGCGCTCAAGGCCGAGGGCGTCGACGTCATCTACACGCTCTGCGGTGGACACATCATCGACATCTACGACGGCTGCGTCGACGAGGGCATCGACGTCATCGACGTCCGCCACGAGCAGGTCGCCGCGCACGCCGCGGACGGCTACGCCCGCATCACCGGCAAACCCGGCTGCGCCGTCGTCACCGCCGGCCCCGGGACCACGGACGCGGTCACCGGCATCGCGAACGCCTACCGCGCGGAGAGCCCGATGCTCGTCATCGGCGGCCAGGGCGCGCTCAGCCAGCACAAGATGGGCTCGCTCCAGGACCTGCCGCACGTCGACATGATCAACCCGATCTCCAAGTTCGCCGCCACCGTGCCGCACACCGAGCGCGTGGCCGACCTGGTCTCCATGGCCTTCCGCGAGTCGCTCAGCGGCGCCCCCGGGCCGTCCTTCCTGGAGATCCCCCGCGACATCCTGGACGCGCGGGTCCCCCTGGACAAGGCCCGCATCCCCGCCAAGGGCCGCTACCGGGCCTCCACCCGCCAGCTCGGCGACCCCGCCGACATCGAGCGGCTGGCCGACCTCATCGTGCGCTCCGAGCGCCCCAGCATCCTGCTCGGCAACCAGGTGTGGACCACCCGGGCCACCGACACCTCCATCGAGCTCGTCCGCGCGCTCAACATCCCCGCCTACATGAACGGCGCCGGACGCGGCACGCTACCCCCCGGCGACCCCCACCACTTCCAGCTCTCCCGCCGCTACGCCTTCACCAACTCCGACCTCATCATCATCGTCGGCACCCCGTTCGACTTCCGCATGGGCTACGGCAAGCGGCTCTCCCCCGACGCCACCGTCGTCCAGATCGACCTGAACTACGCGACGGTCGGCAAGAACCGCGACATCGACCTCGGGCTGGTCGGCGACGCCGACGCGATCCTGTCCGCCGTCCTGCAGGCCACGTCGGGCTACGGCGACACCGGCGCCCAGGCCCGCAAGCCCTGGCTGGAGGAGCTGCGCACCAAGGAGCAGGAGGCCCTCGACAAGCGCGCCCACCTGCTCACCTCCGACGCCACGCCGATCCACCCCTACCGCCTGGTCAACGAGATCAACCAGTTCCTCACCGAGGACTCCATCTACGTCGGCGACGGCGGCGACATCGTCACCTTCTCCGGCCAGGTCGTCCAGCCCAAGTCGCCCGGCCACTGGATGGACCCGGGCCCCCTGGGCACCCTCGGCGTGGGCATCCCGTTCGTCATGGCGGCCAAGCAGGCCCTGCCGCACAAGGAGGTCGTCGCGCTCTTCGGCGACGGAGCGTTCAGCCTCACCGGCTGGGACTTCGAGACCCTGGTCCGCTTCAACCTGCCCTTCGTGGGGATCGTCGGCAACAACTCCTCCATGAACCAGATCCGCTACGGCCAGATCGCCAAGTACGGCGCCGACCGCGGCGAGATCGGCAACACCCTGGGCGACGTCAACTACGCGGAGTTCGCCAAGATGCTCGGCGGATACGGCGAGGAGGTACGCGACCCGGCCGACATCGCGCCGGCCCTGCGCCGTGCCCGTGAGTCCGGCAAGCCCTCCCTGATCAACGTCTGGATCGACCCCGAGGTCTACGCGCCCGGAACCATGAACCAGACGATGTACAAGTAG
- the frc gene encoding formyl-CoA transferase — MGKALDGIRVLDMTHVQSGPSATQILAWMGADVLKVEAVTGDITRRQLRDKPGVDSLYFTMLNSNKRSVTLNTKSDRGKEIFLDLVRRSDVLVENFAPGALDRMGFTWEVLKEANPRLVYASIKGFGPGAYADFKAYEVIAQAMGGSMSTTGFEDGPPLATGAQIGDSGTGMHTVAGILAALLQRTGTGQGQRVQVAMQDAVLNLCRVKLRDQQRLEHGPLAEYPNEDFGDEVPRSGNASGGGQPGWAVRTAPGGPNDYVYVIIQPPGWAPITTLIGRPELVEDPEWATPEARLDKLDKVFSLIEEWSIGLPKWEVLAELNKHNIPCGPILSTREIIEDPTLRANGVVTTVEHPERGEYHTVSSPIRLSDSPVDVERSPLLGEHNEDVYGGELGLTADELAELSSNGVI, encoded by the coding sequence ATGGGCAAGGCACTCGACGGGATCCGCGTCCTGGACATGACACACGTCCAGTCCGGTCCCTCGGCGACTCAGATCCTGGCCTGGATGGGCGCCGACGTCCTCAAGGTCGAGGCGGTCACCGGCGACATCACCCGGCGCCAGCTGCGCGACAAGCCCGGCGTGGACAGCCTGTACTTCACGATGCTCAACTCCAACAAGCGCAGCGTCACGCTCAACACCAAGAGCGACCGCGGCAAGGAGATCTTCCTCGACCTGGTCCGGCGCAGCGACGTCCTGGTGGAGAACTTCGCACCGGGCGCCCTGGACCGGATGGGGTTCACCTGGGAGGTCCTCAAGGAGGCCAACCCCCGGCTGGTCTACGCCTCGATCAAGGGCTTCGGACCCGGCGCCTACGCCGACTTCAAGGCCTACGAGGTCATCGCCCAGGCCATGGGCGGCTCGATGAGCACCACGGGCTTCGAGGACGGACCGCCCCTGGCGACGGGCGCACAGATCGGTGACTCGGGCACCGGGATGCATACAGTAGCCGGAATCCTCGCGGCGCTGCTCCAGCGCACCGGCACCGGGCAGGGCCAGCGCGTCCAGGTCGCCATGCAGGACGCCGTCCTCAACCTGTGCCGCGTCAAGCTGCGCGACCAGCAGCGGCTGGAGCACGGGCCCCTCGCGGAGTACCCGAACGAGGACTTCGGCGACGAGGTCCCCCGCTCGGGCAACGCCTCCGGCGGCGGACAGCCCGGCTGGGCGGTGCGCACCGCGCCCGGCGGCCCCAACGACTACGTCTACGTCATCATCCAGCCTCCCGGCTGGGCGCCCATCACCACGCTCATCGGCCGGCCCGAACTGGTGGAGGACCCCGAGTGGGCCACGCCGGAGGCCCGCCTGGACAAGCTCGACAAGGTCTTCTCCCTGATCGAGGAGTGGTCCATCGGGCTCCCCAAGTGGGAGGTCCTGGCCGAGCTGAACAAGCACAACATCCCCTGCGGGCCCATCCTGTCGACCCGGGAGATCATCGAGGACCCCACGCTGCGCGCCAACGGGGTCGTCACCACGGTCGAGCACCCCGAGCGCGGCGAGTACCACACGGTCTCCTCGCCCATCCGGCTCTCCGACTCGCCGGTGGACGTGGAACGCTCCCCCCTGCTCGGCGAGCACAACGAGGACGTCTACGGCGGCGAACTGGGCCTGACCGCCGACGAGCTGGCCGAACTCTCATCGAACGGAGTGATCTAG